A DNA window from Desulforegula conservatrix Mb1Pa contains the following coding sequences:
- the rplI gene encoding 50S ribosomal protein L9 has protein sequence MQVILLETIDSLGIAGSEVKVADGYGRNYLLPRKKALLATPQNKKLMESQKAKIALKIEKEKGLANEMAKRLEAVVITVPVKITEDNRLYGSVNAIDIKAALEAMGIEVERRMILLSEPIKAVGSFKVPVKVYSGIEPEITIEVIAE, from the coding sequence ATGCAAGTCATCCTGCTGGAAACAATAGATTCTTTAGGGATAGCCGGCTCCGAGGTAAAGGTGGCAGATGGATACGGCAGAAACTACCTTCTTCCAAGGAAAAAGGCGCTTCTGGCGACTCCTCAGAACAAAAAGCTGATGGAATCCCAGAAAGCCAAAATAGCACTCAAGATCGAAAAAGAAAAAGGCCTTGCCAATGAAATGGCTAAGCGTCTTGAGGCTGTCGTTATCACTGTACCTGTCAAGATCACTGAAGACAATCGTCTTTACGGTTCTGTCAACGCCATCGATATCAAGGCAGCTCTCGAAGCCATGGGTATCGAAGTTGAACGCCGCATGATTCTTCTTTCAGAGCCTATCAAGGCTGTTGGTTCTTTCAAAGTACCTGTAAAGGTTTATTCAGGTATAGAGCCAGAGATCACAATCGAAGTAATAGCTGAATAA
- the rpsR gene encoding 30S ribosomal protein S18: protein MNPRNAGNKKRKRRVYQRRKVCRFCADSTIQIDYKDVRTLKYFITERGKILPRRITGSCAKHQRELNTAIKRARTIALLPFVGTLETN, encoded by the coding sequence ATGAATCCAAGAAACGCCGGAAATAAAAAACGTAAACGCCGGGTGTATCAGCGCCGCAAAGTATGCCGTTTCTGCGCAGACAGCACAATCCAGATTGACTACAAGGATGTCCGCACATTGAAATACTTCATCACAGAGCGCGGAAAAATTCTTCCTAGAAGAATAACTGGTTCTTGTGCAAAGCATCAGCGTGAACTTAACACAGCCATTAAACGCGCAAGAACGATAGCTCTTCTGCCGTTTGTAGGCACCCTTGAAACCAATTAA
- the rpsF gene encoding 30S ribosomal protein S6 yields MNRYETIFIIEPDTGEEGRGQLIQKVKDIITNYNGALIEMDEWGTKKMAYEIRRKLRGYYVRADYCGSGDLIAELERNFRIDDRILKFMTILLTEDTNPEKVRIELEELAAQKAKRAKLAAERAAREADLDSDDDQTDDND; encoded by the coding sequence ATGAACAGATACGAAACGATTTTTATCATTGAGCCCGACACCGGCGAAGAAGGTCGGGGTCAGCTCATCCAGAAAGTCAAGGACATCATCACCAATTATAATGGTGCCTTGATTGAAATGGATGAGTGGGGCACCAAAAAAATGGCTTATGAAATCAGAAGAAAACTCCGCGGCTATTATGTAAGAGCCGATTACTGCGGCAGTGGCGATCTGATTGCGGAATTGGAACGCAACTTCCGTATTGATGACCGCATTCTCAAGTTTATGACCATCCTTCTGACAGAAGATACAAATCCGGAAAAGGTCAGGATTGAACTTGAGGAATTAGCTGCACAGAAGGCAAAAAGAGCAAAACTTGCAGCTGAAAGAGCGGCAAGAGAAGCTGATCTTGATTCTGACGATGACCAGACAGACGACAACGACTAA
- a CDS encoding glycosyltransferase family 2 protein, producing MDFYAHEGVSVIIPVYNRPDFLKEALDSALKQTFRNFEIIVVDDGSTDSTPDVINSYGDKIVNIRQENKGVSSARNKGIMAAKHCFIAFLDSDDLWMDQKLERQVAFFHKNPGASVCQAGEIWIRRGKRVNPCKKHIKPSGMIFEPSLNLCLVSPSAVMLKKSVFHEVGYFNENFPACEDYDLWLRIACTIPIFLIDEPLVMKRGGHEGQLSSMDSLDKYRIISISQLIDSGRLDDFQKNAALNVLGEKCRIYTAGCVKRGKNIEASEIMAIAEKYGCFL from the coding sequence ATGGATTTTTATGCTCATGAAGGTGTAAGTGTTATTATTCCGGTATATAATAGGCCAGATTTTCTTAAGGAAGCACTGGATTCAGCTTTAAAGCAGACATTCCGAAATTTTGAAATCATTGTTGTTGACGACGGATCAACCGACTCAACGCCTGATGTGATAAATTCATATGGTGATAAAATTGTAAATATAAGGCAGGAAAACAAAGGTGTGAGTTCAGCCAGAAATAAAGGAATCATGGCTGCAAAGCATTGTTTCATTGCTTTTCTTGATTCTGATGATCTCTGGATGGATCAGAAGCTTGAACGCCAGGTTGCCTTTTTTCATAAAAATCCAGGGGCAAGTGTATGCCAGGCCGGAGAGATATGGATTAGACGGGGCAAAAGAGTCAATCCCTGCAAAAAACACATAAAACCATCAGGGATGATATTTGAACCATCCTTGAATCTTTGCCTCGTAAGTCCTTCTGCGGTGATGCTGAAAAAAAGTGTTTTTCATGAAGTCGGATATTTCAATGAAAATTTTCCAGCTTGTGAGGATTATGATCTCTGGCTCAGAATTGCCTGCACGATTCCTATATTTTTGATAGATGAACCGCTTGTGATGAAAAGGGGAGGGCATGAGGGGCAGCTTTCATCCATGGATAGCCTCGATAAATACAGGATTATTTCAATTTCTCAGCTTATTGACTCTGGCCGGCTTGACGATTTTCAGAAAAATGCTGCTTTAAACGTATTGGGCGAAAAATGTAGGATTTACACCGCTGGATGTGTTAAAAGAGGAAAGAATATTGAGGCATCGGAAATTATGGCCATTGCTGAAAAATACGGCTGTTTTCTTTAA
- a CDS encoding HD-GYP domain-containing protein, with protein MSFVEPFLKSEVHVLVVDDEEPIRTVYRDAIRLAGFQSTAAGSAAEALGILKNIHADVVITDIRMPDMNGIELMGRIREKYDTDIIVMTGYAEDYTYEKIIALGAKDFIHKPVNLGELLARLKRVTHERALVKQRNQAFTELKDAYIDTVNRLVIASEYKDEDTGDHIVRISKYCSFIAKWMNMPSDFVETIMYASPMHDVGKIGIPDKILLKPGKLDPDEFEIMKTHTIIGAKILAHSKPAIIRMACDIALTHHERWDGCGYPKGLAGKSIPICGRIVAVADTFDALTSARPYKKPYPPQVAAEIIKNERGKQFDPEIADVFLDHLDEMITLRGSVGEMASLEITDFEWSERDLAVGTNINMASLFGDKRDGSL; from the coding sequence ATGAGTTTTGTAGAACCTTTTTTGAAAAGTGAAGTTCATGTGCTGGTTGTTGATGATGAAGAACCCATTCGAACTGTTTACAGGGATGCGATAAGACTTGCCGGTTTTCAGAGCACAGCAGCCGGAAGTGCGGCAGAGGCTCTTGGAATACTCAAAAACATTCATGCGGACGTTGTAATAACAGACATCAGAATGCCGGACATGAATGGTATAGAGCTAATGGGCCGGATTCGTGAAAAATACGATACGGACATCATTGTCATGACAGGCTATGCTGAAGATTATACTTACGAGAAAATAATTGCACTCGGCGCAAAGGACTTTATTCATAAGCCCGTCAATCTGGGAGAACTTCTAGCACGTCTTAAAAGGGTAACCCATGAAAGAGCGCTGGTGAAGCAGAGAAATCAGGCTTTCACAGAGCTGAAAGACGCCTATATTGATACGGTCAACAGGCTGGTTATTGCCTCTGAATACAAGGATGAAGATACAGGCGACCATATTGTAAGAATTAGCAAGTATTGTTCATTTATCGCAAAATGGATGAATATGCCTTCGGATTTTGTGGAAACAATCATGTATGCCTCGCCAATGCATGATGTCGGGAAGATCGGTATTCCTGATAAAATACTTCTCAAACCCGGGAAACTTGATCCTGATGAGTTTGAAATAATGAAAACCCATACCATTATTGGCGCAAAAATCCTTGCTCACTCAAAACCCGCAATTATAAGAATGGCTTGCGATATCGCTCTTACTCATCATGAACGTTGGGATGGATGTGGCTACCCAAAAGGTCTTGCCGGAAAATCCATTCCCATATGCGGCAGAATAGTTGCCGTGGCAGATACTTTTGACGCATTGACATCTGCAAGGCCTTATAAAAAACCATATCCTCCTCAGGTGGCGGCTGAAATTATCAAGAATGAAAGGGGGAAGCAGTTTGACCCTGAGATTGCAGATGTGTTTCTGGATCATCTTGATGAGATGATAACGCTCAGAGGATCTGTAGGAGAAATGGCATCACTTGAGATTACAGATTTTGAGTGGAGCGAGAGAGATCTGGCAGTTGGGACAAACATAAACATGGCTTCTCTTTTTGGCGATAAAAGAGATGGTTCCTTATAG
- a CDS encoding 4Fe-4S binding protein: MKKKADMDKNRINVRNRRLIQWILAPIVVLVIGLGWRYTVLGFTVPVVMGLGMVFGSVNGRYACGNLCPRGGFFDRIIAPFSRKLPIPDFFRSMKFRWIVFAALMGFMTFQISRNPTSWEHWGHVFWIMCAVTTLVGVILGIFINPRAWCSFCPMGTMQNAMGGGKNQLEIKSNLCRECRICEKACPMGIQIVDFKNSGKVGSRDCLKCPECIGVCSKKALSWPVNNKAA; this comes from the coding sequence ATGAAGAAAAAGGCAGATATGGATAAAAACAGGATAAATGTCAGAAACAGAAGATTAATACAGTGGATTCTTGCGCCAATAGTGGTTCTGGTTATTGGGCTCGGATGGAGATATACTGTTCTCGGATTTACGGTTCCAGTCGTAATGGGACTTGGAATGGTTTTCGGATCAGTAAATGGAAGATATGCATGCGGAAATTTATGTCCAAGGGGCGGTTTTTTTGACAGGATTATTGCTCCGTTCAGCAGAAAGTTACCAATTCCTGATTTTTTCCGGTCTATGAAATTCAGATGGATTGTTTTTGCAGCGCTTATGGGATTCATGACTTTTCAAATATCGCGAAACCCAACAAGCTGGGAGCACTGGGGGCATGTGTTCTGGATCATGTGTGCAGTCACAACGCTTGTGGGAGTTATTCTTGGTATATTTATTAATCCAAGAGCATGGTGTTCCTTCTGCCCAATGGGAACAATGCAGAATGCCATGGGTGGCGGCAAGAACCAGCTTGAAATAAAATCGAATTTATGTCGGGAATGCCGGATATGCGAAAAGGCTTGTCCTATGGGTATACAAATTGTTGATTTCAAAAATAGCGGGAAAGTGGGTTCACGCGATTGCTTAAAATGCCCTGAATGCATAGGAGTCTGTTCTAAAAAGGCGCTTTCATGGCCAGTGAATAACAAGGCGGCATGA
- the uvrA gene encoding excinuclease ABC subunit UvrA — MSSDSIHVRGARQHNLKNIDVQIPRNKLVVITGLSGSGKSTLAFDTLYAEGQRRYVESLSTYARQFLGQMDKPDVDSIEGLSPAIAIEQKTAGHNPRSTVGTITEIYDYIRLLFARTGVPHCHVCGKIIQSQSLDQIVDQVMGMEEGTRIFILSPVAKLQKGTHEKLFTTIRKGGFARVRVNGEIFDIEEVPVLDKNKKHTIEIVVDRLVVKPEIRTRLADSIELSISNSGGNAVIETASGEAFFFSENAACRDCGISYPEFTPASFSFNSPHGACTACDGLGSTTEFDPGLIIPDRDLSLRDGAVTPWSGRSSVQFTEFLDALTNHYGIDIYTPVNKLPEKFLNVLLYGSGAEEIPFYFERDGQKIVYKKNFEGVIPNLKRRYKETNSAWMREEISQYMNFIPCTSCTGTRLNPAARNVRVSGLTVPEMTSHSVEKCLDWFMDLKLEGKNKVISEPIVKEITDRLSFLKNVGLNYLTLNRTASTLSGGESQRIRLATQIGSRLTGVMYVLDEPSIGLHQRDNQRLITTLKNMRDLGNTVIVVEHDSETITESDYVIDMGPGAGVHGGEVVFAGTPAQLIEDEKSLTALYMSGKEEIRIPEKRRTSKKHIILKGASENNLKNVTAEFPIACLTCVTGVSGSGKSTLILETLNKLLARKFSESRAAAGANKGIEGLEHIDKVVHIDQSPIGRTPRSNPGTYTGIFSFIRELFAQTQEAKARGYKLGRFSFNVKGGRCESCQGDGIIKIEMHFLPDVYVACDVCKGKRYNRETLEIHYKGKNISDVLNMTVDQAADFFTNIPSIKIKLQTLQDVGLGYIRIGQAATTLSGGEAQRIKLARELSKRSTGRTIYILDEPTTGLHMDDIRKLLDVLDRLVESGNTMIVIEHNLDVIKFADYIVDLGPEGGDGGGEIIATGTPEEVAENEKSHTGKFLKQILHNAI, encoded by the coding sequence ATGAGTTCAGATTCTATCCATGTCAGAGGCGCAAGACAACACAACCTCAAGAACATTGACGTACAGATACCAAGAAACAAACTTGTGGTCATAACAGGCCTTTCAGGCTCAGGGAAATCCACACTTGCTTTTGACACCCTCTATGCAGAAGGACAAAGAAGATATGTGGAATCCCTTTCAACATATGCACGTCAGTTCCTTGGACAGATGGACAAACCGGATGTGGATTCAATCGAAGGGCTGTCTCCTGCCATTGCCATTGAACAGAAAACAGCAGGGCATAATCCACGCTCGACTGTCGGAACCATTACAGAAATATATGATTATATAAGACTTCTTTTTGCAAGGACAGGAGTCCCCCACTGTCATGTCTGCGGAAAAATCATACAGTCCCAGAGCCTTGACCAGATAGTGGATCAGGTAATGGGAATGGAAGAAGGCACAAGAATCTTTATCCTGTCACCAGTTGCAAAACTTCAGAAAGGTACACATGAAAAACTGTTCACCACTATAAGAAAAGGCGGATTCGCAAGAGTAAGGGTAAATGGTGAAATATTCGACATTGAAGAAGTTCCTGTTCTTGATAAAAACAAAAAACACACTATTGAAATTGTTGTGGACAGACTTGTTGTCAAACCAGAAATAAGAACAAGGCTTGCGGATTCAATAGAGCTTTCAATTTCCAATTCGGGAGGCAACGCAGTTATTGAAACTGCTTCAGGTGAAGCATTTTTCTTCAGTGAAAATGCAGCATGCCGTGATTGCGGAATCAGCTATCCAGAATTCACACCTGCCAGTTTTTCCTTCAACTCACCCCATGGAGCTTGCACAGCCTGCGACGGACTCGGATCAACCACGGAGTTTGACCCAGGCCTTATAATTCCGGATAGGGATTTATCGCTTCGCGATGGTGCAGTAACACCTTGGTCAGGAAGAAGTTCCGTCCAGTTCACTGAGTTTCTTGATGCCCTGACAAATCACTATGGAATAGATATTTACACTCCGGTCAATAAACTTCCTGAAAAATTCCTTAATGTGCTTTTGTATGGATCTGGAGCTGAAGAAATCCCTTTTTATTTTGAAAGGGACGGGCAGAAGATCGTTTATAAGAAAAACTTTGAGGGGGTTATTCCCAATCTTAAAAGACGCTACAAGGAAACAAATTCGGCGTGGATGCGAGAGGAAATTAGCCAGTACATGAACTTCATTCCTTGCACAAGCTGCACAGGAACAAGGCTCAATCCAGCTGCAAGAAACGTAAGGGTGTCGGGTTTGACTGTCCCTGAAATGACGTCCCATTCCGTCGAAAAATGCCTTGATTGGTTCATGGATTTGAAACTTGAAGGAAAAAACAAGGTTATTTCAGAGCCAATAGTAAAAGAAATCACAGACAGACTATCTTTTTTAAAAAATGTCGGACTTAATTATCTTACTCTGAACAGAACCGCTTCTACCCTTTCAGGAGGAGAAAGCCAGAGAATCAGGCTCGCAACCCAGATAGGATCAAGACTGACAGGAGTAATGTATGTTCTTGATGAGCCGAGCATTGGCCTCCATCAAAGGGACAATCAGAGACTGATAACAACACTCAAAAATATGCGTGACTTAGGGAATACGGTTATTGTTGTCGAGCACGACTCTGAGACAATCACAGAATCGGATTACGTTATAGACATGGGCCCTGGAGCTGGAGTTCACGGTGGTGAGGTTGTCTTTGCAGGCACACCAGCTCAGTTGATTGAAGATGAGAAATCACTCACCGCCCTATATATGTCTGGCAAGGAAGAAATCAGAATCCCTGAGAAAAGAAGGACTTCCAAAAAACATATCATTCTTAAAGGCGCGTCAGAAAACAATCTAAAAAATGTCACTGCTGAATTTCCCATCGCCTGTCTGACATGCGTCACAGGAGTTTCAGGATCAGGCAAATCAACTCTTATCCTTGAAACCCTTAACAAGCTGCTGGCACGAAAGTTCTCGGAATCAAGAGCTGCGGCTGGAGCCAACAAAGGAATTGAAGGGCTTGAGCATATAGACAAAGTCGTTCACATTGACCAGTCACCAATAGGCAGAACTCCAAGGTCAAATCCAGGAACTTATACAGGGATCTTTTCCTTTATACGCGAGCTGTTTGCACAGACCCAGGAAGCAAAGGCAAGGGGCTACAAGCTTGGCCGTTTCAGCTTCAATGTAAAGGGCGGCAGATGTGAATCCTGCCAGGGCGATGGAATCATAAAGATTGAAATGCATTTTCTGCCGGATGTATATGTCGCCTGTGATGTCTGCAAAGGCAAGAGATATAACAGGGAAACCCTTGAGATTCATTATAAAGGCAAAAATATTTCTGATGTTCTTAACATGACAGTGGATCAGGCGGCAGATTTTTTTACGAACATCCCCTCAATCAAAATCAAGCTCCAGACTCTTCAGGATGTCGGACTTGGATATATAAGAATAGGCCAGGCAGCGACCACACTTTCAGGCGGAGAAGCCCAAAGAATCAAGTTAGCAAGGGAATTAAGCAAAAGAAGCACCGGCAGAACCATATACATCCTCGACGAGCCAACAACCGGCCTTCATATGGACGATATCAGAAAGCTGCTTGATGTTCTGGACAGATTAGTTGAATCAGGAAACACGATGATAGTCATTGAACACAATCTGGACGTAATTAAATTTGCCGATTACATTGTGGACCTGGGACCTGAAGGCGGAGACGGAGGAGGAGAAATAATAGCGACCGGAACTCCCGAGGAAGTTGCTGAAAACGAAAAATCACATACTGGAAAGTTTCTGAAACAAATTCTTCATAATGCCATATAA
- the pdxA gene encoding 4-hydroxythreonine-4-phosphate dehydrogenase PdxA, with protein MSDFKPLVAITMGDPAGIGPEIVIKALNFKEIYDHCRPFVVGDKNLIGWLNTKNKSDSDIVEINSPDKAIYRTGTINIINTSNLNPENLKWGQATPETGAAMTSYILKAVEMVSKGEAHAMATAPISKYAMQLAGFHYPGHTELIAEKTGCQNFAMMLAGSRIRTALVTIHTPLSKVPSLITEESVLRIIRLTHHSLLSRFGIDNPRIAVAGLNPHAGEGGMFGYEESEIIEPAINRAVSEGINASGPHPPDTVYFHANNGLYDAVVCMYHDQGLIPFKLVHFEDGVNTTLGLPIIRTSVDHGTAYDIAGKGIANPLSMIAAIKMAAEHAVNLTRFNKLN; from the coding sequence ATGAGCGATTTTAAGCCTTTAGTGGCAATTACAATGGGTGATCCAGCTGGCATAGGGCCGGAGATTGTTATAAAAGCCCTGAATTTTAAAGAAATTTATGATCATTGCCGTCCTTTTGTTGTCGGAGACAAAAATCTAATCGGATGGCTGAATACAAAGAACAAGTCTGACTCAGATATTGTGGAAATAAACAGCCCTGATAAAGCTATCTACAGGACCGGAACTATTAATATCATAAATACATCTAATCTAAACCCAGAAAACCTGAAATGGGGGCAGGCAACTCCTGAAACAGGTGCTGCCATGACTTCTTATATTTTAAAAGCAGTCGAAATGGTTTCCAAAGGCGAAGCCCATGCAATGGCAACAGCGCCAATCAGCAAATATGCAATGCAGCTTGCAGGCTTTCACTATCCTGGGCACACAGAGCTTATTGCTGAAAAAACCGGCTGCCAGAACTTTGCAATGATGCTTGCAGGAAGCAGAATAAGGACCGCTCTTGTAACAATACACACTCCTCTTTCAAAGGTTCCATCACTTATTACAGAAGAATCTGTACTCAGAATCATAAGGCTGACCCACCACAGCCTGTTATCAAGATTCGGAATCGACAACCCAAGGATCGCCGTGGCGGGCCTCAATCCCCACGCAGGAGAGGGAGGCATGTTTGGGTACGAAGAATCAGAAATAATCGAACCAGCAATTAACAGGGCCGTTTCTGAGGGCATCAACGCGAGTGGACCACATCCACCAGACACAGTTTATTTCCACGCAAACAATGGCCTTTATGACGCAGTTGTATGTATGTATCATGATCAGGGGCTTATTCCATTCAAACTTGTTCATTTCGAAGACGGGGTCAACACTACGCTCGGACTTCCAATCATACGCACATCTGTGGATCACGGGACTGCCTATGACATTGCTGGAAAAGGAATAGCAAATCCCTTGAGCATGATTGCCGCAATAAAGATGGCAGCGGAACATGCCGTAAATCTTACAAGATTCAATAAATTGAATTGA